One part of the Vicugna pacos chromosome 20, VicPac4, whole genome shotgun sequence genome encodes these proteins:
- the TRIM27 gene encoding zinc finger protein RFP, with protein MASGSVAECLQQETTCPVCLQYFVEPMMLDCGHNICCACLARCWGAAETNVSCPQCRETFPQRHMRPNRHLANVTQLVKQLRTERPSGPGGEMGVCEKHREPLKLYCEEDQMPICVVCDRSREHRGHSVLPLEEAVEGFKEQIQNQLDHLKRVKDLKKRRRAQGEQARAELLSLTQMEREKIVWEFEQLYHSLKEHEYRLLARLEELDLAIYNSINGAITQFSCNISHLSNLIAQLEEKQQQPTRELLQDIGDTLSRAERIRIPEPWITPPDLQEKIHIFAQKCLFLTESLKQFTEKMQSDMEKIQELREAQLYSVDVTLDPDTAYPSLILSDNLRQVRYSYLQQDLPDNPERFNLFPCVLGSPCFIAGRHYWEVEVGDKAKWTIGVCEDSVCRKGGVTSAPQNGFWAVSLWYGKEYWALTSPMTALPLRTPLQRVGIFLDYDAGEVSFYNVTERCHTFTFSHATFCGPVRPYFSLSYSGGKSAAPLIICPMSGIDGFSGHVGNHGHSMETSP; from the exons ATGGCCTCCGGGAGCGTGGCCGAGTGCTTACAGCAGGAGACCACCTGCCCCGTGTGCCTGCAGTACTTTGTCGAGCCCATGATGCTCGACTGTGGCCACAACATCTGTTGCGCCTGCCTTGCCCGTTGCTGGGGCGCGGCGGAGACCAACGTGTCGTGCCCGCAGTGCCGGGAGACCTTCCCGCAGAGGCACATGCGGCCCAACCGGCACTTGGCCAACGTGACCCAGCTGGTGAAGCAGTTGCGCACTGAGCGGCCGTCGGGGCCCGGAGGCGAGATGGGCGTGTGCGAGAAACACCGCGAGCCCCTGAAGCTGTACTGCGAGGAGGACCAGATGCCCATTTGCGTGGTGTGCGACCGCTCCCGCGAGCACCGCGGCCACAGCGTGCTGCCGCTGGAGGAGGCGGTGGAAGGCTTCAAG GAGCAAATCCAGAACCAGCTGGACCACCTGAAAAGAGTGAAAGATTTAAAGAAGAGGCGTCGGGCACAGGGGGAGCAGGCACGAGCTGAGCTGTTG AGCCTGACCCAGATGGAGAGGGAGAAGATCGTTTGGGAGTTTGAGCAGCTCTATCATTCCTTGAAGGAGCATGAGTATCGCCTACTGGCCCGCCTCGAGGAGCTAGACTTGGCCATCTACAACAGTATCAATGGTGCCATCACCCAGTTCTCTTGCAACATCTCCCACCTCAGCAACCTGATTGCCCAGCTggaagagaagcagcagcagcccaCCAGGGAGCTCCTGCAG gACATCGGGGACACATTGAGCAG GGCTGAGCGAATCAGAATCCCTGAACCCTGGATCACACCTCCAGATCTACAGGAGAAAATCCACATTTTTGCCCAGAAATGTCTGTTCTTGACTGAGAGTCTGAAGCAGTTCACAG AAAAAATGCAGTCAGATATGGAGAAAATCCAAG AATTGAGGGAGGCTCAGTTATATTCAG TGGATGTGACTCTGGATCCAGACACCGCCTACCCTAGCCTGATCCTCTCTGATAACCTGCGACAAGTGCGGTACAGTTACCTCCAGCAGGACCTGCCCGACAACCCTGAGCGGTTCaatctgtttccctgtgtcttgGGCTCTCCATGCTTCATCGCTGGGAGACATTattgggaggtggaggtgggagatAAAGCCAAGTGGACCATAGGTGTCTGTGAAGACTCAGTGTGCAGAAAAGGCGGAGTGACCTCGGCCCCCCAGAATGGATTCTGGGCAGTGTCGTTGTGGTATGGGAAAGAATACTGGGCTCTTACCTCCCCGATGACTGCCCTCCCCCTGCGGACCCCACTCCAACGGGTGGGGATTTTCTTGGACTATGATGCTGGCGAGGTCTCCTTCTACAATGTGACAGAGAGGTGTCACACCTTTACTTTCTCTCATGCTACCTTCTGTGGGCCTGTCCGGCCCTACTTCAGTCTGAGTTACTCGGGAGGGAAGAGCGCAGCCCCTCTGATCATCTGCCCCATGAGTGGGATCGATGGGTTTTCTGGCCATGTTGGGAATCATGGTCATTCCATGGAGACCTCCCCTTGA